One genomic segment of Candidatus Cybelea sp. includes these proteins:
- a CDS encoding ROK family protein: MQTAIGVDLGGSHVTAAVVTEDGKIHSQHEEDLEDLRFESVVGAIEEMVSLALRDAGQVSGIGIGSPGNIDAASGAVLYSPNFGWENQPLGEALRKKFSVPVYVANDARCATLGEYTFGTGRGTKDFALLTLGTGIGGGIVAGGELVLGYRWGAGEIGHHQIRPTDGFVCGCGKIGCFEAQASGTGLIRHAFAVAPSFPRSTMLDVARDKLSSKKIRKAAQAGDGHAMAAWKRFSADLAIGLANIIAFVNPEKIALGGGVSSAEDYLLDAVRGPVDALTTMVPKGTTEIVIASLGNDAGQVGAATMALRRGLVAGDAVAV; this comes from the coding sequence ATGCAGACGGCAATCGGCGTCGATCTCGGCGGCAGTCACGTAACGGCGGCCGTCGTAACCGAGGATGGGAAGATCCACAGCCAGCACGAGGAGGACCTCGAGGACCTTCGCTTCGAGTCCGTGGTCGGTGCGATCGAAGAGATGGTTTCGCTGGCGCTGCGCGATGCCGGGCAGGTCAGCGGAATCGGTATCGGCTCGCCGGGGAACATCGACGCGGCTTCCGGCGCCGTGCTGTACAGCCCGAACTTCGGCTGGGAGAACCAGCCGCTGGGTGAGGCGCTGCGCAAGAAGTTCTCGGTTCCGGTCTACGTCGCCAACGATGCCCGATGTGCCACGCTGGGAGAGTATACGTTCGGTACCGGCCGCGGGACGAAAGACTTTGCGCTGTTGACCCTGGGAACGGGCATCGGCGGCGGGATCGTCGCGGGCGGCGAGCTGGTCCTGGGCTACCGTTGGGGCGCCGGCGAGATCGGCCATCATCAGATTCGGCCGACCGACGGTTTCGTCTGCGGGTGCGGAAAGATCGGCTGCTTTGAGGCTCAGGCTTCGGGAACCGGCTTGATCCGCCACGCGTTTGCAGTTGCGCCCTCGTTTCCGCGCAGCACGATGCTCGACGTCGCGCGCGACAAGCTCAGCTCCAAGAAGATCCGCAAAGCGGCGCAGGCCGGTGACGGCCATGCGATGGCCGCGTGGAAGCGCTTTAGCGCCGATCTGGCGATTGGGCTCGCGAATATCATCGCGTTCGTGAACCCCGAGAAGATCGCGCTCGGCGGCGGAGTCTCGAGTGCGGAAGACTACCTGCTCGACGCGGTCCGCGGTCCGGTGGATGCGCTGACCACGATGGTGCCGAAAGGAACGACGGAGATCGTGATTGCGTCGCTGGGGAACGACGCGGGTCAGGTCGGCGCGGCGACGATGGCGCTGCGCAGAGGATTGGTAGCGGGAGATGCGGTCGCGGTATAG
- a CDS encoding heme o synthase, which yields MTALTRVRDYYELSKPRIIVLLLVTTAASMVMAARGLPPLVLVFWTLLAGALAAASAGAFNCVWDADIDRVMKRTQDRPIPAGRISRRAGTVYAALAGALSFGLFYVFVDPLAAWLSLAGNVYYVGIYTMWLKRITPLNIVIGGAAGSVPPLVGWAAVTNHIGGPALGLFALIFLWTPPHFWSLALMTETDYGKANIPMLPNVCGRERTKREIVYYSLLLVAASLLLYPLHVMGALYFGAAAVLGGIFVLDAWRTWRERSGTIAARKLFRFSLVYLALMCAVMVIDRVV from the coding sequence TTGACCGCACTAACTCGCGTACGCGATTACTACGAGCTTTCGAAGCCGCGTATCATCGTATTGCTGCTCGTCACGACCGCCGCGTCGATGGTGATGGCCGCACGGGGCTTGCCGCCGCTCGTGCTGGTCTTTTGGACGCTGCTGGCCGGAGCGCTAGCCGCCGCATCGGCCGGGGCGTTCAACTGCGTCTGGGATGCCGACATCGATCGCGTGATGAAGCGCACCCAAGATCGGCCGATTCCCGCCGGGCGAATCTCGCGGCGCGCTGGAACCGTTTACGCTGCCCTCGCCGGCGCGTTGTCGTTCGGGCTGTTCTACGTCTTCGTCGATCCGCTGGCCGCGTGGCTTTCCTTGGCGGGGAATGTCTACTACGTCGGAATCTACACGATGTGGCTCAAGCGCATCACGCCGCTCAACATCGTGATCGGCGGAGCCGCAGGTTCGGTGCCGCCGCTGGTCGGCTGGGCCGCCGTCACGAACCACATCGGCGGCCCCGCATTAGGGCTTTTCGCGCTGATCTTTCTTTGGACGCCGCCGCATTTTTGGTCGCTCGCTCTGATGACCGAGACCGATTACGGCAAGGCGAACATCCCGATGCTGCCAAACGTCTGCGGCCGCGAACGAACCAAGCGCGAGATCGTCTACTACAGCCTCTTGCTCGTCGCGGCGTCGCTCTTGCTTTACCCCCTGCACGTGATGGGTGCGCTCTACTTCGGCGCGGCCGCGGTTCTCGGCGGCATCTTCGTCCTCGATGCGTGGCGAACGTGGCGCGAGCGCAGTGGAACGATCGCAGCGCGGAAACTCTTCCGCTTCTCGCTCGTCTACCTCGCCTTGATGTGCGCGGTGATGGTGATCGACAGGGTCGTCTAG
- a CDS encoding CHRD domain-containing protein, with protein sequence MKRIIMFAGCLALAATCIASTSAATNTLTVNLKAQNGSGENGTATLTQTPDGVTVVVSIPNGPAGPQPAHIHDGTCAQLGAVVYPLTSVVSGNATSTVKGVTIDKLLAGKYAINVHKSTSDLGTYVSCGEIVTSSSM encoded by the coding sequence ATGAAGAGAATTATAATGTTCGCGGGATGCCTGGCCCTCGCGGCAACCTGCATCGCTTCCACCTCTGCGGCGACAAACACCCTGACCGTCAACTTGAAAGCTCAGAACGGATCGGGCGAGAACGGAACCGCAACGCTCACGCAGACTCCCGACGGCGTGACGGTCGTCGTCAGCATTCCCAACGGCCCCGCGGGACCGCAGCCCGCGCACATTCACGACGGAACCTGCGCGCAGCTCGGCGCCGTCGTCTATCCGCTCACCAGCGTCGTCAGCGGCAACGCGACCTCAACCGTCAAGGGGGTAACGATCGACAAGCTGCTCGCGGGCAAGTATGCGATCAACGTGCACAAGAGCACGTCCGATCTCGGTACCTACGTCTCTTGCGGCGAGATCGTTACATCGTCTTCGATGTGA
- a CDS encoding lytic transglycosylase domain-containing protein, which yields MQRALNIVLSWPAPADIDALAGAVLLRDGGPVDAPELAITRAILRTNPRLVQAYALVFAGATTRAARAHLLPPEFLGAMLLQESAYDPQAISSAGAIGLAQFMPETAAGMGIDPYDPFDSIDGAAALAGSYVAAYRYRSGDRYALALAAYNAGPLAVARYDGVPPYPETREYIALIYERWARILSYERPAEFASQR from the coding sequence TTGCAGCGTGCTCTTAATATCGTACTAAGCTGGCCGGCGCCGGCTGACATCGACGCGCTTGCCGGAGCGGTGCTCTTGCGCGACGGCGGGCCCGTCGATGCGCCGGAGCTGGCGATTACGCGTGCGATCCTGCGAACGAATCCGCGGCTCGTGCAGGCGTACGCCCTCGTGTTTGCCGGAGCGACGACGCGCGCTGCGCGCGCGCACCTGCTTCCCCCCGAGTTTCTGGGAGCGATGCTGCTTCAGGAATCGGCATACGATCCGCAGGCCATCTCGTCGGCCGGTGCGATCGGGCTCGCGCAGTTCATGCCGGAGACCGCGGCGGGGATGGGGATCGATCCGTACGATCCGTTCGACTCGATCGACGGCGCGGCCGCGCTGGCGGGGAGCTACGTTGCCGCGTACCGCTACCGTTCGGGCGACCGCTATGCGCTCGCACTCGCGGCCTACAACGCGGGCCCGCTCGCGGTCGCGCGCTATGACGGCGTACCGCCGTATCCCGAAACGCGCGAGTACATCGCGCTGATCTACGAGCGCTGGGCTCGGATCCTGTCGTACGAGCGCCCGGCGGAATTCGCGTCGCAGCGTTGA
- a CDS encoding peptide chain release factor 3, with protein sequence MSENETIAEQVRKRRSFAIISHPDAGKTTLTEKLLLYGGAIHVAGQVSARKRQRQATSDWMALERERGISITSTVLQFDYGGYTLNLLDTPGHQDFGEDTYRTLLAADSAVMLIDAAKGVEPQTKKLFAICAERGIPLFTFMNKLDRPSRDPLELLDELESVLGIGAFPMNWPLGNGESFRGVYDRQSKAVHLFERAAHGATRATVSVTDASDPALRALVDDHSYQQFREAIELLDGAGERFDRDAMLRGETTPVFFGSAVTNFGVGLFLDEFVQMAPPPAARAGVDPDAGDFTGFVFKIQANMDPRHRDRVAFVRVCSGEFARDMTVRNARTGNAVRLSRAMRLFADDRESLDVAYAGDVVGLVNPGAFAIGDTLYEGAPVAFPPIPAFAPEHFASIRSIDVSGYKSFGKGISQLREEGAVQVFYPWGTPRTEPIVGAVGELQVEVAKYRLESEYGVKTIVSTLPYSLALYVDGEREDLAAAHLPSNAKLVEDWHGRAAAVFESEWSVRLAREWNPNLRFTAFSAQSGAEALAS encoded by the coding sequence ATGAGTGAGAACGAGACGATTGCAGAGCAGGTTCGCAAGCGGCGAAGCTTTGCGATCATCTCACATCCCGACGCCGGCAAGACGACGCTCACGGAGAAGCTCTTGCTGTACGGCGGCGCGATTCACGTCGCAGGGCAGGTCTCGGCGCGCAAGCGTCAGCGTCAGGCGACCAGTGACTGGATGGCGCTGGAACGCGAGCGCGGCATCTCGATCACCTCTACGGTACTTCAGTTCGATTACGGCGGCTACACGCTCAACCTGCTCGACACGCCGGGTCACCAAGACTTTGGAGAAGACACGTATCGGACGCTCTTAGCCGCCGACAGCGCAGTAATGCTCATCGACGCAGCCAAAGGCGTAGAACCGCAAACGAAAAAGCTGTTTGCAATCTGCGCCGAGCGCGGCATCCCGCTCTTCACCTTCATGAACAAGCTCGATCGCCCGAGCCGCGATCCGCTCGAACTGCTAGACGAGTTGGAGAGCGTGCTGGGCATCGGGGCGTTTCCGATGAACTGGCCGCTGGGAAACGGCGAGAGTTTCCGCGGCGTGTACGACCGGCAAAGCAAAGCGGTACACCTCTTCGAGCGCGCCGCGCACGGCGCGACCCGCGCCACGGTCTCCGTAACCGACGCGAGCGACCCCGCGCTGCGCGCGCTGGTAGACGATCATTCGTACCAGCAGTTTCGCGAGGCGATCGAGCTCTTGGACGGCGCGGGCGAGCGTTTCGATCGTGACGCCATGCTGCGCGGCGAGACGACTCCGGTCTTTTTCGGCAGCGCCGTAACGAACTTCGGCGTCGGTCTCTTTCTCGACGAGTTCGTGCAGATGGCGCCGCCGCCGGCGGCGAGGGCCGGAGTCGATCCGGACGCCGGCGATTTTACCGGGTTCGTCTTCAAGATCCAGGCGAACATGGATCCGCGGCATCGCGATCGCGTCGCCTTCGTGCGCGTCTGTTCGGGAGAGTTTGCGCGCGACATGACCGTACGAAACGCGCGCACCGGAAACGCCGTGCGGCTTTCGCGGGCGATGCGGCTCTTTGCCGACGACCGGGAATCTCTCGACGTTGCGTATGCCGGCGATGTCGTCGGCCTCGTGAATCCGGGCGCCTTCGCGATCGGCGATACCCTGTACGAAGGGGCCCCCGTCGCTTTTCCGCCGATCCCAGCCTTTGCTCCGGAACATTTCGCCTCGATTCGGAGTATCGACGTTTCGGGTTACAAATCGTTCGGCAAAGGCATATCGCAGTTGCGGGAAGAGGGGGCCGTGCAAGTCTTTTATCCATGGGGAACGCCGCGCACCGAACCGATCGTCGGCGCGGTCGGCGAGCTGCAAGTCGAGGTTGCGAAGTATCGCCTGGAGTCGGAGTACGGCGTAAAGACGATCGTTTCGACGCTGCCGTACTCGCTCGCGCTCTACGTCGACGGGGAGCGCGAAGATCTCGCCGCCGCCCACCTTCCGTCGAACGCTAAGCTGGTCGAAGATTGGCATGGGCGCGCGGCCGCCGTGTTCGAAAGCGAGTGGAGCGTGCGGCTCGCACGGGAGTGGAATCCCAACCTGCGCTTTACCGCGTTCTCCGCGCAGAGCGGTGCGGAGGCACTCGCATCGTGA
- a CDS encoding alkaline phosphatase family protein → MRSRYRLLFLAGLLALGGLPARSQSGDAIHKIRHIVIIMQENRSFDTYFGTYPGAQGIPMADGVPAVCLPNPRGGNCVRPFYDTKDVDRGGPHNAKAASGDVDDGRMDGFLEQSRRARRPCRDPNAPNCGGSPDVMGYHDGRQLVNYWRYARDYVLQDRLFEPNASWSLPQHLFMVSEWSAACSRIGDPISCINELQNPDLPPDYDKRNSRVHAPGHPDYAWTDLTYLLHARHVSWAYYIMSGTAPDCVNNEEDCAPMDQRYHTPGIWNVLPYFDTVKKDGELGNIRDLRDFYTAAHNGTLPEVVWICPAGPFSEHPPALISRGQSYVTGLVNAVMRSPDWKSTAIFLSWDDWGGFYDHVVPPRVDQNGYGLRVPGIVISPYARRGFIDHQTLSHDAYVKFIEDDFLGGSRIDPSTDGRPDRRPTVRENVEILGDLRKDFDFSQAPRAPEVLPNAIVWNGVDAK, encoded by the coding sequence ATGCGGTCGCGGTATAGACTTCTTTTTCTTGCGGGTCTGCTTGCACTGGGCGGCTTGCCGGCGCGTTCGCAGTCCGGTGACGCGATTCACAAGATCCGCCACATCGTCATCATCATGCAAGAGAATCGCTCGTTCGATACCTACTTCGGGACCTACCCCGGAGCTCAAGGTATTCCGATGGCGGACGGCGTGCCCGCGGTTTGCCTACCAAATCCGCGCGGAGGCAACTGCGTGCGGCCCTTCTACGATACGAAGGACGTCGATCGCGGCGGTCCGCACAACGCCAAAGCGGCGAGCGGCGACGTCGACGACGGACGGATGGACGGTTTTCTCGAGCAGTCGCGTCGCGCACGGCGCCCATGCCGCGATCCCAACGCACCGAACTGCGGGGGCTCGCCCGACGTGATGGGCTACCACGACGGGAGGCAGCTCGTCAACTATTGGCGCTACGCTCGCGACTACGTGCTGCAGGATCGACTCTTCGAACCAAATGCGTCGTGGAGTCTGCCGCAGCATCTCTTCATGGTTTCGGAGTGGTCGGCCGCGTGTTCGCGAATCGGCGACCCGATAAGCTGTATCAACGAACTGCAGAACCCCGACCTTCCGCCGGATTACGACAAGCGCAATAGTCGCGTCCACGCGCCCGGACATCCGGACTACGCCTGGACCGATCTCACGTACCTGCTCCACGCGCGCCACGTCAGTTGGGCCTACTACATCATGTCCGGTACTGCGCCCGACTGCGTCAACAACGAAGAGGATTGCGCGCCGATGGACCAGCGGTACCACACCCCGGGAATCTGGAACGTCCTGCCCTATTTCGATACGGTCAAAAAGGACGGCGAGCTCGGGAACATCCGCGATCTGCGCGATTTCTACACTGCCGCGCACAACGGCACGCTGCCCGAAGTCGTCTGGATCTGCCCGGCCGGCCCATTTAGCGAGCATCCGCCCGCATTAATCAGCCGCGGTCAGTCCTATGTAACCGGCCTCGTCAATGCGGTCATGCGAAGCCCCGATTGGAAGAGTACGGCGATCTTCTTGAGCTGGGACGATTGGGGCGGATTCTACGATCACGTCGTTCCGCCGCGCGTCGACCAGAACGGTTATGGCCTTCGCGTACCGGGAATTGTGATCAGCCCGTACGCTCGCCGCGGTTTCATCGACCACCAAACCCTCAGCCACGACGCCTACGTCAAATTCATCGAGGACGATTTCTTGGGCGGTTCGCGGATCGATCCAAGCACCGACGGCCGCCCCGACCGCCGTCCCACGGTTCGCGAGAACGTGGAAATCCTCGGCGACCTTCGTAAAGACTTCGACTTTTCTCAGGCGCCGCGCGCGCCCGAAGTGCTGCCCAACGCGATCGTCTGGAACGGCGTCGACGCCAAGTAG
- a CDS encoding glycosyltransferase: MAKRALLLISDTGGGHRSAANAIVAALEEPSAPNAFETRIEDVAAHCAFPLTQLGLGYSMALRYAPPVYGALYYATNGRRRYRALVRFCEPLYRERLRDLFISYQPDVIISVHPLLNHAALRARDDARMQHVPVITVITDLGKVHESWLVPNADAVVVPAREVYQRALSRGVPTSRLHLLGHPIHPKFDDVTGSKENLRAALGLSPDLPVVMLMAGGEGGGKLLSTALALARAKLPIELVVVCGRNEPLEQKLRDVAPSLPTRMHVLGFTDKIPEYFRAVDLLVTKAGPGTLAEANAAQLPIIVYDYVPGQERGNVDFVRHNGLGLIALNGAAGVVRAVKTLIDAPDRLEMIRHNQEVVAPRRSSRRIAALISDITEHAAHPTLAAV, from the coding sequence ATGGCCAAACGGGCGCTTCTTTTGATTTCGGACACCGGCGGCGGCCATCGCAGCGCCGCCAATGCGATCGTGGCCGCGCTAGAGGAGCCCAGCGCGCCAAACGCCTTCGAGACCCGGATCGAAGATGTCGCAGCTCATTGTGCCTTCCCGCTGACGCAGCTGGGCCTCGGATACAGCATGGCCCTGCGTTACGCTCCGCCGGTCTACGGCGCGCTGTACTACGCTACCAATGGCCGGCGGCGCTACCGGGCGCTCGTGCGCTTTTGCGAGCCGCTCTATCGCGAGCGTCTGCGCGACCTCTTCATCAGTTACCAGCCCGACGTTATCATCTCGGTTCACCCGCTGCTTAACCACGCGGCGTTGCGAGCCCGCGACGATGCGCGCATGCAGCACGTTCCGGTCATCACGGTCATTACCGACCTCGGGAAGGTCCACGAGTCGTGGCTGGTGCCTAATGCCGATGCCGTCGTCGTACCCGCGCGCGAAGTCTACCAGCGAGCGCTATCGCGAGGCGTCCCGACCTCGCGTCTGCATCTGCTCGGCCATCCGATCCATCCGAAATTCGACGACGTAACAGGAAGCAAGGAAAACCTGCGCGCGGCGCTCGGTCTCTCGCCCGACTTACCGGTCGTCATGCTGATGGCCGGCGGCGAGGGCGGAGGAAAACTTCTCTCGACGGCGCTGGCACTGGCGCGCGCAAAGCTTCCGATCGAACTCGTCGTCGTCTGCGGTCGCAACGAACCGCTGGAACAAAAACTGCGCGACGTCGCGCCGTCGCTCCCGACGCGGATGCACGTCCTCGGCTTTACCGACAAGATTCCCGAGTATTTCCGGGCCGTCGATCTGCTCGTCACCAAGGCCGGCCCGGGGACGCTCGCCGAGGCCAACGCCGCGCAGCTTCCAATCATCGTTTACGATTACGTTCCCGGTCAGGAACGCGGCAACGTCGACTTCGTACGGCACAACGGCCTCGGTCTCATCGCCCTCAACGGTGCCGCGGGCGTCGTGCGCGCGGTCAAAACGCTGATCGACGCGCCGGATCGCCTCGAAATGATCCGGCACAATCAGGAGGTCGTCGCGCCTCGCCGCAGTTCTCGCCGCATCGCCGCACTGATCTCCGACATCACCGAGCACGCGGCGCACCCAACGCTCGCAGCAGTCTAG
- a CDS encoding YkgJ family cysteine cluster protein, translating to METIDLTTLRNFTRRTGQATHPELLDARPLQHVNKIEIDEEHVTMEFDEQTTRYYNVNEITHREWVYKYNDDPEFVEAVARVIDLARKHLKDMPDNIACPPGCAECCSGYEPFVSQADVQRIADHLGMSYDETLRRYVVERSSADGFHVGWLRKVGDDLGDQCVFLMGSRSGRHYCGIYEGRPHDCRDFTPIGCGDVDTSLPRKTSWKIGPAFQPKRRGRSPNGRRL from the coding sequence ATGGAGACGATCGACCTTACCACTTTACGAAACTTCACGCGCCGCACCGGACAAGCGACGCATCCCGAGCTTCTCGACGCTCGTCCGCTGCAGCACGTCAACAAGATCGAGATCGACGAAGAGCACGTGACGATGGAGTTCGACGAACAGACGACGCGTTATTATAACGTCAACGAAATCACGCACCGCGAGTGGGTCTACAAATACAACGACGACCCTGAATTCGTGGAGGCCGTTGCCCGCGTCATCGACCTGGCCCGAAAGCATCTCAAGGACATGCCGGACAACATCGCCTGCCCTCCGGGGTGCGCGGAGTGCTGCAGCGGCTACGAGCCATTCGTCAGCCAGGCCGACGTGCAGCGCATCGCCGACCACCTCGGCATGAGCTATGATGAAACGCTCCGCCGCTATGTCGTCGAACGTTCTTCTGCCGACGGCTTCCACGTGGGCTGGCTGCGCAAGGTCGGAGACGATCTCGGCGATCAGTGCGTCTTCCTCATGGGCTCGCGCAGCGGGCGCCACTACTGCGGCATCTACGAAGGGCGCCCGCACGATTGCCGCGACTTCACCCCGATCGGCTGCGGCGACGTCGATACGTCGCTGCCGCGTAAGACGAGCTGGAAGATCGGTCCGGCCTTCCAACCGAAGCGGCGCGGGCGCAGCCCCAACGGCCGGCGACTTTGA
- a CDS encoding threo-3-hydroxy-L-aspartate ammonia-lyase — MTLTARVTIENVRDAAQRLAGVAHRTPVLHSRSLDDACGARLFVKCENLQRMGAFKFRGAYNFLASLPPSQRERGVVAFSSGNHAQGVALAARLFGVPATIVMPTDAPAVKLSATQGYGAEVVHYERESSHREEIARDLARERNATLVPPFDDERIVAGAGTVALELIEEAGGLDAIVVPLGGGGLLSGTAIAAHAIDPAIALYGVEPEAGDDFVRSLNEGRRVSIGVPKTIADGLQTTAPGDLTFEIVREHVRAVVTVSDDELRDAMRFMFERMKVVVEPSGAAALAALLARRIPELANKRVGAVISGGNIDPSRYAALLTSKTM, encoded by the coding sequence GTGACGTTGACCGCCCGCGTTACGATTGAAAACGTCCGCGACGCAGCGCAGCGGCTCGCCGGTGTGGCGCATCGTACGCCGGTATTGCATTCTCGTAGTCTCGATGATGCGTGCGGTGCGCGCCTCTTCGTCAAGTGCGAGAACCTGCAGCGTATGGGGGCCTTCAAGTTTCGCGGTGCGTACAATTTCTTGGCGTCGCTGCCGCCGTCGCAGCGGGAACGCGGCGTCGTGGCGTTCTCGAGCGGCAATCACGCCCAGGGCGTCGCCTTGGCCGCGCGGCTTTTCGGCGTACCCGCAACGATCGTCATGCCGACCGACGCGCCGGCCGTCAAGCTGTCGGCAACCCAGGGATATGGCGCCGAAGTCGTTCACTACGAACGCGAAAGCTCGCATCGTGAAGAGATTGCGCGGGACTTGGCGCGGGAGCGCAACGCTACGCTCGTGCCCCCATTCGACGACGAACGAATCGTCGCCGGCGCCGGCACGGTAGCGCTAGAGCTGATCGAGGAGGCCGGCGGCCTCGACGCGATCGTCGTGCCGCTCGGGGGCGGCGGATTACTCTCGGGAACGGCGATCGCCGCGCACGCGATCGATCCGGCGATCGCCCTCTATGGGGTCGAGCCGGAAGCCGGAGACGACTTCGTACGCTCGTTGAACGAAGGGCGGCGCGTCTCGATCGGAGTTCCAAAAACGATCGCCGACGGATTGCAGACGACCGCCCCGGGCGATCTTACCTTCGAGATCGTCCGCGAGCACGTCCGTGCGGTCGTTACCGTCAGCGACGACGAGCTCCGCGACGCGATGCGCTTCATGTTCGAGCGGATGAAGGTTGTGGTCGAGCCGAGCGGAGCGGCGGCTCTGGCAGCGCTGCTCGCGCGGCGCATACCAGAGCTTGCAAATAAGCGCGTGGGTGCCGTGATCAGCGGCGGGAATATCGATCCGAGCCGCTACGCGGCGTTGCTCACATCGAAGACGATGTAA
- a CDS encoding COX15/CtaA family protein, protein MKRLLRLALAADAVAMMTIVLGSWTRINGAGLTCPDWPLCNGHLIPAMTGGTLWEWTHRLLAFLVAPLTIALIAVAWPERRRFAFVGPTIAVIVALFTLQVVLGAETVRLGNSPASVVLHWATAMAFIASLTAMAVFAGASQGAGEASSTSSERSSPYLLVTVGATAALAFATMCVGAYVSSSGAGLACLSIPGCAGNVVVYTTGQFVQMVHRIAAGVTLASAAAALALAWARPASVRVRAAVATGVVLVSIQILLGLLNVALRLPVDLREAHAVNAALLFLAFFVATVFALMDAAVPRPARELGSGGSGR, encoded by the coding sequence ATGAAACGACTCCTGCGCCTCGCGCTCGCTGCCGATGCCGTCGCCATGATGACTATCGTGCTCGGGAGCTGGACGCGCATCAATGGGGCCGGGCTCACTTGCCCGGATTGGCCGCTTTGCAACGGGCACCTGATTCCGGCCATGACCGGCGGGACGCTGTGGGAGTGGACGCACCGGCTGCTCGCGTTCCTGGTGGCGCCTCTCACGATCGCCCTGATCGCCGTCGCGTGGCCTGAACGGCGGCGTTTCGCCTTCGTGGGCCCCACCATCGCCGTGATCGTCGCCCTCTTCACGCTGCAAGTCGTGCTCGGCGCCGAAACGGTGCGGCTCGGAAACTCGCCCGCCTCGGTGGTCCTGCACTGGGCCACCGCAATGGCCTTCATCGCGTCGCTGACCGCGATGGCGGTCTTCGCCGGGGCCTCGCAGGGAGCCGGAGAGGCTTCCAGCACGTCCTCGGAGCGCTCCTCGCCATACCTGCTCGTCACGGTCGGGGCGACCGCGGCGCTCGCATTCGCGACGATGTGCGTGGGAGCGTACGTGAGCTCGAGCGGCGCCGGCCTCGCCTGTCTTTCGATTCCCGGCTGCGCCGGCAACGTCGTCGTCTACACGACGGGCCAGTTCGTGCAGATGGTGCATCGCATCGCGGCGGGCGTCACGCTCGCCAGTGCAGCCGCCGCGCTCGCGCTCGCGTGGGCGCGTCCCGCGTCCGTTCGCGTTCGCGCAGCCGTCGCGACGGGCGTCGTGCTCGTCTCCATTCAAATCCTGTTGGGTCTGCTCAACGTTGCGCTGCGCTTGCCGGTAGATCTGCGTGAGGCGCACGCGGTCAATGCCGCGCTCCTCTTCTTGGCCTTCTTCGTTGCAACCGTCTTTGCGCTGATGGACGCGGCGGTACCGCGGCCCGCGCGCGAGTTGGGGTCCGGCGGGTCTGGGCGTTGA